Proteins co-encoded in one Flavobacterium fluviale genomic window:
- a CDS encoding endo-1,4-beta-xylanase — translation MINKQYILGLLTVLLFASCSNDEKVVFINADEDGGTGSPNPITQTLKEKAKFKVGAAVKMKDLQGEANYKNAVIKHYNQITAEFEMKMASIWSSSTAYNFTAADYLVGFAKDNNMKVHGHTLVWYDSFPEWFKNAKYDSIAFESKVKIYITDVVGRYKGRVKSWDVVNEVFADGGALRNETVIKPIFNDPIGFYGRCFKYAKAADPEAKLFYNDYSVVLDGGKRAAIKKMVTRFKANGIPIDGVGDQFHYATDTNRQTMKTGFTDMASTGLLIHISELDIKVNTAKSDSYVFTDAEAQKQAETYKYITTMYEELPQTQKFAISTWGVTDKYTWLTGFWHSKEYPLLLDADYNKKPAYQGFLDGLK, via the coding sequence ATGATAAATAAACAATATATTTTAGGTCTATTAACTGTTTTGCTGTTTGCTTCCTGCAGCAACGACGAAAAAGTAGTTTTTATAAATGCAGATGAAGACGGCGGTACCGGCAGTCCAAATCCGATTACTCAAACCTTAAAAGAAAAAGCAAAATTTAAGGTTGGTGCAGCAGTTAAAATGAAAGATTTACAAGGAGAAGCCAATTATAAAAATGCAGTTATAAAACATTATAACCAGATTACGGCTGAGTTCGAAATGAAAATGGCTAGTATCTGGTCATCCTCAACAGCGTATAATTTTACAGCCGCCGATTATTTAGTTGGTTTTGCAAAAGACAATAATATGAAAGTGCACGGACATACTTTAGTCTGGTACGATTCCTTTCCAGAATGGTTTAAAAACGCAAAATACGATTCCATTGCATTCGAGTCAAAAGTCAAAATTTACATTACAGATGTTGTTGGTCGTTATAAAGGCAGAGTAAAAAGCTGGGATGTTGTAAATGAAGTTTTTGCCGATGGCGGAGCTTTACGAAATGAAACCGTAATCAAACCAATTTTTAATGACCCAATAGGCTTTTACGGCAGGTGTTTTAAATATGCAAAAGCTGCAGATCCAGAGGCTAAATTATTTTACAATGATTACAGCGTAGTTCTGGATGGTGGAAAAAGAGCTGCCATAAAAAAAATGGTAACCAGATTCAAAGCCAATGGAATTCCAATCGATGGTGTGGGAGACCAATTTCATTATGCAACAGACACCAACAGGCAAACCATGAAAACCGGTTTTACTGATATGGCTTCAACAGGATTGTTAATTCACATTTCAGAATTAGACATCAAAGTAAACACAGCTAAATCGGACTCGTATGTTTTTACAGATGCCGAAGCCCAAAAACAGGCTGAAACTTATAAATACATCACAACGATGTACGAAGAATTGCCTCAAACCCAAAAATTTGCCATTTCAACTTGGGGTGTAACCGACAAATATACTTGGTTAACCGGTTTTTGGCATTCAAAAGAGTATCCGTTGCTTCTAGATGCCGACTATAATAAGAAACCTGCATACCAAGGATTTTTAGATGGATTGAAATAG